From the genome of bacterium:
CCGGCCGAAGGAAACGTCAAAGCCGAGGCCTGCATTTGAAGGAGTCTGCCATGTGGTTGTTGTGGAGAACCTCCAGACATCGGAACTGTATCTTAAACCGAACTTGTACTCAAGGAAATCAGTAACTGGATAAGTAATGGAAAGTGGCTCATTAAAAAAAACATTTCCGTTCAATAAATTGATGCCAGTATCGTCCAAATTGTGTTCTTCTGCCGGGTCGGGTTCTCCGCCACGCAGATTGGGATGTAGATTTGCGAAATCTGATAGATACACGCTTGCGAGACATTCTCCTTGCGGAATGAATAGCAGAATTGCAACGAAAGGAATTGACCGAATGTAGAAACTGAATGCTGCCTTGAATCGACTAGAAAACTTCATCTCAACATCCTCCCTGTATCTCCACATCAAGATACCGATGCTGATTCTTATTCGTCTTGGACGGAAACAACCTGGCTGTAAATAGTTAACATTTGTAGTGTGGCTGACTTCTGTTCTGAGCGGTTTGGAGTAAATGAAGTTATTGTCGCTGAAAACGGGAACGAAGCTGACCCGGAGTCAAACCTTTCATTCTTCGTAGTGTTCTTGAAAAGTGGCTCTGATCGAAGAATCCCACCTGGTGAGCGATATCGGCAATAGACTGATCGCTCGTTTGCAAGAGACGGCAAGCGAGATCAATGCGCAGACGACGCAGATATTCTCCAACGGTCAGCCCGTGGAACTTACGAAACGTTCTGATTAAATGCACAGTATGAACACCGGCAATCCTGGATAGATCGCGGAGCGAAAGACGTTGATCTACATGTTCTTCAAAGAATTCCTCTACGCGCTTCAACCATCCGGGCGGATGTTTTTCCGGACGCTTCTCCTTTCTTATCATTTGCGAGACCATTTCCAGGGCTAGGGCCTCAATCGCCAGAGGTGCAGCAGAGTCGAATTCTCGGAACTCTCGAACGACACGATAGAGCATCTGGTTCATTCTTTCTTTCCGGTAAATTCGAGGCTGCTGGATCCACAATGAATACGGTTCGAGCCGATCACGCCAGGCGTCACCAAATTCCAAACTAAAAGTATGGCCACCCTCCAGTCCGAATAGATCTTTGTGAACTTCTCCGGCAGGATGCATGATGGCGGTCAAAGGTTGGCACGCTCTTTCTTTTCCGCTCATGGTTTCTCGGCAGGCACCGCGAATGACTGTGCCAAAATACAGGTTTTCGTGCGCGTGGGCCGGAATTTCACACGCCGGAGGATAAACTCTTTCTGTCAAAATTAATCCGTTAAATTCACTGCGCCGCACAGTAGTGCCGAAATATTCTCCTTGTTGAAGTCTCAAAGTCATTCGTGAGTCGCCTAGCGTATTTCTCCTTGCGATCGAAAAACACTTGGATTCAGACCAACAATGGCGCGGAATGTTCGCGTGAAATGACTTTGATCATAGAATCCGGCCTGTAAGGCAATCTCTGTTACTGATAGCCTGGTGCTTTGAAGCAGATGGCAAGCCGTTTCTATTCGGCGGCGCCTTAGGTAGTCGCCGACTGTGACACCGTGAAACTTACGAAAAGTACGGATCAAATGTACTGAGTGAACGCCTGCAATTAGTGAAAGCTGATTCATTGAAATGGGTTCACCGGAATGCTCATTTAGAAATTGCTCAATGCGTTTGAGCCAAACAGGAGGCGTCCTATCTATCGGCCGCTGTTTATTTCTCCTTGCAAGCATGCAAAGAAGTTCCAGGGCCAATGCCTCGACGGCCAGCGGTGTTGCCTCATCATACTCCTGAAACTCCCGGCGAAGGCGAAGCGCTAACCAGCTTACGGTATCATTCTGATGCACTGATTGTTGTTCAAGCCATTCGGAACAGTTTTTCAGGCGAGGCTGCCAGGCGTCAGAAAATTCCAGGCTTGAAGCGTGGCCACCATCGGGTCCGAACTCA
Proteins encoded in this window:
- a CDS encoding AraC family transcriptional regulator, giving the protein MSGKERACQPLTAIMHPAGEVHKDLFGLEGGHTFSLEFGDAWRDRLEPYSLWIQQPRIYRKERMNQMLYRVVREFREFDSAAPLAIEALALEMVSQMIRKEKRPEKHPPGWLKRVEEFFEEHVDQRLSLRDLSRIAGVHTVHLIRTFRKFHGLTVGEYLRRLRIDLACRLLQTSDQSIADIAHQVGFFDQSHFSRTLRRMKGLTPGQLRSRFQRQ
- a CDS encoding AraC family transcriptional regulator, whose product is MERPMPHESEQFGAVVSRRELCGLIHSEKVYRSSCQLPTHTHTDLYFCTIVRGDCKEYGQGSEKLYGQSTTVFHPAGDVHRNEFGPDGGHASSLEFSDAWQPRLKNCSEWLEQQSVHQNDTVSWLALRLRREFQEYDEATPLAVEALALELLCMLARRNKQRPIDRTPPVWLKRIEQFLNEHSGEPISMNQLSLIAGVHSVHLIRTFRKFHGVTVGDYLRRRRIETACHLLQSTRLSVTEIALQAGFYDQSHFTRTFRAIVGLNPSVFRSQGEIR